GACATAAGGTCAGGACTGTTCCTCACATTTTGTTGATGTTAGGTCATTTGTTGAATGTTTCAAGTTAAAATTCAGGCCATATCTTAGACAGTACACCCTTAAAGCACAAAGGACAGATGTCTATCTACTTACACTTGTCAGGGGGAGTTATTGTTATGGTTTGTGCTGTGAACTCATCATCGAAGTAACGTGTGTCCGTCTCTGATGTGACCTGGGGCTTGAAGGGCGGAACAAGCTGAGGAGAAGCAGATCATTTTACATTCTGAACATCTTATTTTAAATGTcaagtcatttgtttttgtttttttcccctctcagcACCTCACCTTTTTTTCAATAACATCCTGCCAGTTGATGGAGGTGAAGAACTTGTGGGTCATCACATCTTTGGCATCATCTGGTCCGCCTCCAAgcctgtaaacaaaacaaaaacaccatcatcatcaccaccatcatccacTCAGCAGCCACCTTCTCTTTACACAGATAATTGTGCAAACACTGTCATTAGAAATGtccaacacacactgtgttgttCCCTTCTGGCTTTGTATTTACCAATTTCTAGATacaatgttttcttcatttcccCACTGCTTACAAGTGCATGTGTTAGGAAGCCTGCAGGCGGTGCTCAGTGTGCTAATATTAGCAGTTATTCGACTGTTCCCAGAAACACCGGGACTCGACCAAAACAACAATCAATTACGTCCTTGTTTATAGCCATTACCCTGTATCAAAACTACTTAAGAAGGAACAAGGGCTTAATAATGTTGTTACTTATTTTACAGTTCAATATGTGGTGCTCCCAAGCACAGTGGACAGGTGCAAAGAAAACGTTTTTCTCAAGCTGTACAGTTGCATCCTCAGAAACTGGTCAGTCTGTACATAAACAGTAAGCATCTATTTTACCTTAAATTAAGTGCACCTTGTTTAATATCACAACACTGTTACTTTACTCTTTTATTTGTCCCATCCAGCACATTTCTTGGTCACATTCCTTCAATAACCAAATTCAAAGGATCCTTATTCAGTGTTAATACTGATATTGGCAGCATTAGTGACACTTTTTTACCACAATAATCCTCCTGTTGTATCTTGAATTATTCTTCATGTATTTGCTAAATTAGTGCTTGTTTATCACGGTGCAGCTGCAAACCACAAACCTTTGTTTGGGGTCCTTTTTGAGCAGACCGGCTAGCAGGGCCTTGGCCTCGGGAGCCAGGTTCTTGGGGAAGCGGATCTCCTCCATGAGGATTAGCTCAAAGAGACGCTCGTGGTCCTGGTTGTAGAAGGGCAACCGGCCACACATCATCTCATACATGACCACGCCCAGTCCCCACCAGTCCACTGCCCGTCCATAATCATTGTCCTCTAACACCTGAAAGGGTAGGAAAtcaaagagatgagagagagaaataaaacagtcaaaatgttTCGTTTCTATTTATACAGACAAAATGactacaaaatacaaaatgaatgttCTTACTATACGGATACATTTCGCTGGAGGACATTTAATTTTTGAGAAAGCAACCTTTTCCATCCCAGGAACCAGATAATTGTCAATGTTCTACATGTCAGTTAGCATTTTcatagcattagcatttagtcGTCGTGATTGCCAAAGCACCAACACTGCAATCTGACAACCAGCTTTCCCAACCGGCCTACTGTCCTATTTGGTTTTCACACAATGAGGTCAACAAAGTTCCTCCAAAATGTTCAGACATGAAACTGCCAACCCATTAAAGCCAGTTTCCATCGTGTACTTATCAGCCCTGTGGCGTCAGTTTTACATAATCCTGgtcacaaaacacactgaatgtcTCACAGCTGTGGCAGACTCACCTCTGGTGCCAGGTACTCTGGGGTTCCACAGAAGGTTTTCATGGTGGCTCCGTCTGTGATCCCCTCTTTACACAGCCCAAAGTCTGTTATTTTTATGTGGCCGTCCTTGTCTAACATGAGGTTCTCCAGCTGTGTGGGCAAAGATTCAGTCAGATTAGTTGACAGCTATGGTGGGAAAAGGACTGAAAAATGGGATACAGTGGGCAGCACCTTTGAGTAGTGTATGAAAAAAGGGTAGGAATAAACATACTATGCTATCAAAGCAAGCAGACGCCTCACCTTTAAATCCCTGTAAACTACATTGCGTGAGTGTAGGTACTCCAGTGCTGATACTATTTCTGCACCATAGAATCTCGCTCTGTCCTCTGTGAAGACTCTGTCCCGTGATAAGTGAAAGAAGAGCTGAGAAGAAAGAGCACACGGGAATGAGGGACAATTCTCCATGTCCATTGAGATACTCGATTTCATAAAGACACTTGACTTGgaattccaaaaaagctgggacgctgtgtaaaacatatataaaactgaatgtgataatttgctgatCCTtcttgacatatactcaactgaaaacagtacaaagggAATATacttaatgtttgacctcatcagctttgttgatttttgtaaatatctccttattctgaatttgatgcaacatgtttcaaacatgttgggacaggagcaactaaagactgggaaagatgtggaatgctcagaaaacacctgtttggaacattccacaggtaaacaggttgattggtaacaggtgagagtatcatgattgggtgtgaaaggggcatcctgaaaggctcagttgttcacaagcaagggcGGAGCGAGGTTCAcaactttgtgaaacacatgattgCTTgaaggatattaatacatgggctcaggaacactttggacaACAGTTGacagtttgtttgaaaagacagtttgtttgaaaatgatgctgttctgtttttatttacattttacagtgtcccaaccTTTTGAGAGTCGGTGTTGCATAtaaacacatcagacacaaTTGTGGGCCagatgagaaagaggaaaacttACTTCTCCTCCATTTGCATACTCCATCACAAAGCATAGCCGGTCATGCGTTTGAAATGCATATTTTAGTGTCTGCaggggaggaaaacaaaagttaGTGACTGCATTACACTCATTAAATGGTCCGTTCATTTTGGAAAGCACAAATGAGGCGACAGTACAGGCATTGGTAACTCACTGTTAGAAAGGGATGCCGCGTATTTTGGAGAACTCTGCtttctgtaactgtgtgtgCCACCTCATCCTAgaggaatacacacacaaacgttcAGAACATGCAATACTCATACTAACAGACAGCAATAATGTTCCAAAACAGTTTAATGTCAATATTTTACTGCGATTTTATTAGTACTAACTTTAGCAATGATGACTTCTTTGCGGAGGATTTTCATAGCATAGTACATCCCCGTGGCCTTCTCCTTCACCAGAATCACTTTCCCAAATGTTCCTTTCCCCAGCAGCTTCAGGTAGTCAAAATCACTCATGGTCTGTAGGAACAATGGTCAAAGGTGAGCCGTGACAAAGGTGCACACATCTGCTTGTGCGTGACAGTGAGCTCATACCACcttttcttaaacacacactcaatgtTACATCTGTGGGTTTTAACAGGagttaaaaatgtctgtctttaaaatgtgcagtattAATGTAATGTACCAGAATTCTGATTAGTCAGTGGCTCCCCAATATCCTGTCCCCACTGCTGATGTTGGCCAGTACATATGATTTActctaacacacacattaatctcTATGACATGCTGAATTCTATCTATAGAAAGGTTTCTCTTAAAATTAAAGAACTGGGCCTTTAACACTTGAGAAGccacaggaaggaagaggaCTCTTCTCGACACTGAAAAAAGTACCGAAGACTTTTGCAGGGCTATAGTGACAAATGTGTCACAGATCACTGTTCAAAGCCTATCACATACAATGTCAAGCTGGAAGTCATTCAAATAAGGTTAGGCCCATACAAGTAGCAAAACACTTTTCACAAAATAACTAATCCAAATTGAACTACTTTGAGGAAATACATCCACTTGATTAGTACACATCAACAGCTTTATAGACTGCATCCCTACAGACTTTTTATGCTGGAGGACAAAGTCAGCAGTTACGAGACAAATGATGTCCGTGAACCAAGAGCCATTCAGAATCACTTGGGGTGAATCAGCACTAGACAAAATACATACACAAATGTTACCCTCCACTCATTTAAAGATTGCTTCACCAAAAAGCTTTGAGAAAGAGGCTTAAAGTTTGAACAACTTGCTCAATAAAGATGAGCTTAGctggacaaacacagcaaacactcagCTGCCAGGCGCTGCTTGTGCAAATACTGACCACTTTTGTGCGGGATTTGGACACAGCAatctccatctcctctgtgcCGCTGCTGTCACTTGGTGAGCCAAATTTGATCTCCATGGGctcctcatcctgctgctgaCTCTTCAGGCTATTTGCCACTGCCTGGATCGATCGCATCCATTCTTTCCTAatggagaagaaaacacacattgcCCTTATCAAATCTAGCCAAGGCCGTGTCTACATTACTCTGAATCTTTGCTAAAAAACGTTTGAATTGGCAGAAGTTTTGCCTTGAGATACAAATTATAGAAAGCAATGATATATTTTTGTAAACTCATTGTACTCAGACAGATGTTATACTGTCGATGTTGTgccaaaaatatattttaaggGAGAAACAGTAGCCTAGCAAATTGAGTTTAGAAGGTAGAGGATAATCTGGGGGGCTGCTGGGATTTGGTACTTGGCAGAGTCGATGTAAACAAAACTCAATGACGATTGCTCGGGTTAGGGGTGAATAAATCAGGTTTAATCTGGCACAGAATCCTATTTCGAGCATGATGGTCTTTCCTACTCTCACAAACTAAATTTCCCTGCCTGTAGCAAACAGCGGTCCATTTAGGCCCTCCGTGATTGATTTAGTGAAAACATTGTTCCTTGAGCACTTCTGTCTTTACTTCCATTAAAGAAAGCCTTGTCTTacttaacaacaaaaaatcatttaattccagaaataatttaaatttgaaatttttttttatctccgtTCTGGTGTTTCAGTGTAGACAGACAACTTTTCAGAAACGTCCTTAAAATTTAACCCTTGGAATGAATGTGTTTTACCTCTCCTCGTTGCTGTCTACATGGAAGGTACGCTCAATGACGGAGGTCCACTGCAGGCAACGAATGACAAACGTGTTGGGCCTGGGGCGctctgtcttcatcagctgGCATTCTGGAAGGCACAGACACATCAGCTAACACTGATGAACTGAaggcaccaacaacaacacatgaacacacctcTCAGAGTTCAATCAGGAACTTATTGAAATTTGCCAGCCAGAAGGGAAGACTGACCTGCAACAGAGAAGTTGTTGAGTGGTGGTAGGCTGTGGTCACTGGACACCTCAGGCTTCTCTTTGTAACCGATGAAGGAGCCATCGCTCTTTAAGATGAAGTAACGAGGCCGCCAAGTTTTAATGTATTCACCTGGAAAACATACAGGTGAAGATTTTTGATCCAGTTGACTTTTGATGTTTGACTTCTTGCTTGAGTATTTGGCTTTACTGTGGCCATTCCCTGTCGCCATATTATTACAATAGATAAATTGTAATGCTGAGCACAGGTGTTCACCATCAGTGAGGGATGATACTTTACTTTCATCTATTTAATACTGGGACTATAGATTTTGTCATGGACTATCACTTTAATGTAAACTCAGATGATGGACGGTGAACACAAGGGGCCCCCTTACCTCTCTTGTGGAGCCATCCCTCTCTCACAACACTGACTTCATTCATGCTGGGGCAGAAGACTCTCTGGATTGGGAGGGGGCGGCAGACAAGCTGGTGGAAATTGTGCAAACTGTTCTTATTGGTCAAATGCCCGTCAGTGGCtcagataaaaaaataaaaacctatATAATGTAACACCTGGAGGAAAAGAACAGAACAAGATACAGTTAATGCAGAGCATACACTTAGTGTGAGAcagacaataaaatacaaaaacagtgcTCATCATAGTCTGGTGTAGTTTTAACATGTAATTAAAACTCAGAGACCAACATTTAGTCAAGTGTGAAGGGCTATAAACCCccatattagaaaaaaaaatgacagaatggCAAGTGAATGCTTAATGTTGGTGCACTATTGCTACTCTTCGTTAAAATGTCGTCCACAACCTCAGCTGACTTGTAAATATGTGAGCAACAACAGCTGTGTGACTCCTGACTATTTACAATTCAGTCCCTTAATAAAAACATAGCCTCGGGTAATATTTTGGATGTAGTGGAACACaacattgaaaaataaatgtgaaaagacACGGGGCCTAAAGGAAGTACAACGAGAGCCAGGAAGGTGGAGGCTAAGACATAAAGTGAAACTGATTTCTCAAAACAAAGGAAACTTTCTGTGTATTGCTCTTGATGCCTATCTGACTGGTGTCACCACAGCAGTGCGCTTGACTAAATTCCTCACCTTCTGAGGCCCTCTGTTGCCTTGAAACACAACTccacaacaaagaaaactgcTGAAATGTGCACGTCTGCTCATCACCTCTTATCAGAGCATCCAACACGTATGACAGTGATAACCAAGCATAATGACTATAAGGACCATGAGCTAGACATGATAACTTCAGGTATCTCCATCATCTCTTCACACATACCCCAGTGTTTCTGAGTAGTGATCTGTCTTAACATGGTGGATACTGTTACTTTAATGATGCCAGGTAGAAATTAAATATCGAATATGGCATTGATCAAACGATTAGCAAAATGGCTGCAAAGCTCTGTTATGTCAATGTAATAGCCTGCCACTGCTCTTGCTGAATGTTTGTGGAGAGGCCTTGGTGATCCAGGGTCAGCCCTGAATCAACAGCTTATGTTAGATAATAGGTTTACCAGAatttcacagcatttcagtGAAAGTGATGGGGTTGAATATTACAGTGCATACAGTCAGCGGAGCACCAAGACTGTTTGACCTGCTTTGTTTGCAAAGATAAACACTGATAACGCTTCCCACGATATCTGACTTTTTTATGGCCATCATAGGTGCGTCCACGTTTGTACATAACTTAACACCTACTAATTTGACTGACCAGAGTAATGGTGGGTGCTCTACAACTTCACTGTTAATTGTACACTAGTAAAAAGTTCAGTGGTCTTCAGAAATAGGACACCTAGCCACAGTAAGATCCAGTCAAGCGTTAAGGTACTTAGTTTACATATAACGTTGGCTAGCATAACTTGAGAAAACAATAAAGAGACCACAAATATCTGTAACTTACTTTAAATTGCTACCCAGCTAGATAATTATATTTGATTAAAGTTAACGTCTTGATAATTACAAACTATATACGACCACAAGGCGCCCCACGTAAACATTAACGCAAGTTAACGTTGTGGCATACTCATCCTCAGCGTAGTAACGATACCTAGCTAGCTAACTGAGGCAAAGTCAACAAACGTTACCTTCCCAGTCCAAGGCAGGGTGTTGGCTATTGTATCGTAGCTTTACAGCACACGGGTTGCTACAACACTTCGACTAAAGCTGGTGGACAGTTTGGCCAAGTGGCGCCTCAGACAGCAGTGAGGACACTGACCATGACCGCGTTACGACCAAACAAGGCAGCTAGCCAAAATAGCTTCCAAGCTAACGGCTAGTTAGCATGTCAGTTAGCCTCTCGCGCTAGTTCTCCTCATTACCCCGGCTTTTCTTACCTCGACTTCAGCGACAAAATATTTCCAGCTGTCGACTGTTGAAGAGACTCGGAGGTATGTTGCACAAAGCTCCCACCAGTTATCACTTGAAGCGTGTGTGTATTGAACTCTGTCAATGATCACACAGCTTAGCGGACTGCTCGCCGagcttgttttcttctctcacaacaacagcagcggCGGCGTGCTtggtctgttgctgctgcagtggttCACTGAAACGTCTGCGAGCCAGCGAGAGAATAAAGTCCACTGAGCTCCAACTTGATGGACCGTAATGTTGGATACAACGACAAATAATCTCCAAATCCTGGACAGACAAAACCGCCTCTTTATGGGTTTAATGTGGTTAGTCGCCTGCTTAGCGTGGAAACCCTCCGTCCCAGCCAGACAGTACAGCAGCTCCGCAGACG
This genomic interval from Chaetodon trifascialis isolate fChaTrf1 chromosome 9, fChaTrf1.hap1, whole genome shotgun sequence contains the following:
- the akt2 gene encoding RAC-beta serine/threonine-protein kinase: MNEVSVVREGWLHKRGEYIKTWRPRYFILKSDGSFIGYKEKPEVSSDHSLPPLNNFSVAECQLMKTERPRPNTFVIRCLQWTSVIERTFHVDSNEERKEWMRSIQAVANSLKSQQQDEEPMEIKFGSPSDSSGTEEMEIAVSKSRTKVTMSDFDYLKLLGKGTFGKVILVKEKATGMYYAMKILRKEVIIAKDEVAHTVTESRVLQNTRHPFLTTLKYAFQTHDRLCFVMEYANGGELFFHLSRDRVFTEDRARFYGAEIVSALEYLHSRNVVYRDLKLENLMLDKDGHIKITDFGLCKEGITDGATMKTFCGTPEYLAPEVLEDNDYGRAVDWWGLGVVMYEMMCGRLPFYNQDHERLFELILMEEIRFPKNLAPEAKALLAGLLKKDPKQRLGGGPDDAKDVMTHKFFTSINWQDVIEKKLVPPFKPQVTSETDTRYFDDEFTAQTITITPPDKYDSLDAEDSDQRTHFPQFSYSASIRE